A genomic window from Lotus japonicus ecotype B-129 chromosome 1, LjGifu_v1.2 includes:
- the LOC130726263 gene encoding transmembrane 9 superfamily member 8: MAFLRSLAFSAVLLLLIHGAHCFYLPGVAPQDFIKGDQLQVKVNKLSSIKTQLPYSYYSLPYCAPKKIQDSAENLGEVLRGDRIENSRYVFKMREPEMCNIVCKIKLDAKTAKAFKEKINDEYRVNMILDNLPLVVPIKRNDQDSTVYQLGFHVGLKGQYSGSKEEKFFIHNHLAFTVKYHRDVQTESARIVGFEVKPFSVKHEYEQGQWLEKKTRLTTCDPHAKHTVINSNTPQEVEENKEIIFTYDVDFQESDVKWASRWDAYLLMNDDQIHWFSIVNSLMIVLFLSGMVAMIMLRTLYRDIAKYNELETQEEAQEETGWKLVHGDVFRPPSNSDLLCVYVGTGVQFFWMVLVTMMFAILGFLSPSNRGGLMTAMLLLWVFMGLFAGYSSARLYKMFKGSDWKKIALRTATMFPATVSLIFFILNALIWGQKSSGAVPFGTMFALVFLWFGISVPLVFVGGYVGFKKPAIESPVKTNKIPRQIPEQAWYMNPVFSVLIGGILPFGAVFIELFFILTSIWLNQFYYIFGFLFLVVLILIVTCAEITIVLCYFQLCSEDYSWWWRSYLTSGSSALYLFLYATFYFFTKLEITKLVSAIFYFGYMLIASYAFFVVTGTIGFYACLWFTRLIYSSVKID; encoded by the exons ATGGCGTTTTTGAGATCTCTCGCTTTCTCTgcagttcttcttcttctcattcaTGGCGCTCACTGCTTCTACCTCCCCGGTGTCGCTCCACAGGACTTCATAAAG GGAGATCAATTGCAAGTGAAAGTAAACAAATTATCATCAATAAAGACCCAGCTTCCGTACTCATATTATTCACTTCCTTATTGTGCCCCCAAAAAAATACAGGATAGTGCTGAAAATCTTGGGGAAGTGCTTCGTGGGGACCGCATTGAAAATTCTCGTTATGTG TTTAAAATGCGCGAGCCAGAAATGTGCAATATTGTGTGTAAGATTAAGCTTGATGCTAAAACTGCAAAAGCGTTCAAAGAGAAGATCAATGATGAGTATCGGGTGAACAT GATCCTAGATAACCTTCCTCTAGTTGTTCCCATAAAACGGAATGATCAGGATTCTACTGTTTATCAGCTTGGTTTCCATGTTGGACTCAAAGGCCAGTATAGTGGG AGCAAGGAGGAAAAGTTTTTTATTCACAACCATTTGGCATTTACTGTCAAGTATCATAGAGATGTGCAAACTGAATCTGCTAGAATCGTGGGTTTTGAAGTCAAGCCGTTCAG TGTCAAACACGAATATGAACAAGGTCAATGGTTAGAAAAAAAGACTCGTTTGACAACCTGTGACCCTCATGCTAAACACACCGTTATCAACTCTAACACTCCTCAAGAGGTTGAAGAGAACAAGGAAATTATCTTCACATATGATGTTGATTTCCAG GAGAGTGATGTGAAGTGGGCTTCAAGATGGGATGCATATTTGCTCATGAATGATGACCAAATCCACTGGTTCTCAATTGTTAACTCCTTAATGATTGTTCTCTTCCTTTCGGGCATGGTGGCAATGATTATGCTGCGGACCCTGTACCGTGACATTGCAAAATATAATGAGCTTGAAACCCAGGAAGAAGCCCAAGAAGAGACTGGTTGGAAACTTGTCCATGGGGATGTCTTTAGGCCGCCTAGCAACTCAGATTTGCTGTGTGTTTATGTTGGGACTGGCGTTCAGTTCTTTTGGATGGTACTGGTAACCATGATGTTTGCAATCCTCGGGTTCCTTTCTCCTTCAAACCGAGGTGGGTTAATGACAGCCATGCTCTTGCTTTGGGTGTTCATGGGACTTTTCGCTGGTTACTCCTCAGCTCGCCTGTACAAAATGTTCAAAGGATCGGACTGGAAAAAGATTGCCCTCAGGACTGCAACCATGTTCCCTGCAACTGTCTCTCTCATCTTCTTTATATTAAATGCTCTCATATGGGGCCAAAAATCATCTGGAGCTGTGCCATTTGGTACTATGTTTGCTTTGGTCTTTTTATGGTTTGGGATCTCAGTCCCACTTGTTTTTGTGGGTGGCTATGTTGGATTTAAGAAGCCTGCGATTGAGAGTCCTGTGAAGACAAACAAAATCCCAAGGCAGATACCTGAGCAGGCCTGGTACATGAACCCAGTCTTCTCAGTTTTGATTGGGGGAATACTCCCATTCGGAGCTGTTTTCATTGAGCTTTTCTTCATCCTTACCTCAATCTGGTTAAATCAGTTTTACTACATCTTTGGGTTCCTATTTTTGGTCGTCCTCATCCTCATTGTTACCTGTGCTGAAATAACCATTGTGCTCTGCTACTTCCAGTTGTGCAGTGAGGATTACTCGTGGTGGTGGCGGTCATACCTCACCTCTGGTTCTTCTGCACTTTACCTCTTTCTTTATGCAACATTCTACTTCTTCACCAAGCTGGAAATCACAAAGTTGGTATCTGCAATATTTTACTTCGGTTACATGCTTATAGCTTCTTATGCGTTTTTCGTGGTAACCGGAACTATAGGATTTTATGCATGCCTTTGGTTCACAAGGCTTATCTACTCCTCAGTCAAAATTGATTAG
- the LOC130726274 gene encoding uncharacterized protein LOC130726274, translating to MRKRTLIIALLVLLSNLCESTSSPSHCKAWLVQSIPTNMPHLSQVPGVLSTGDVLRWLAENSTKRLDIIAQYWQLLASPDDPHSGDYGYTQPQMHQFGADQGAALYQALDSAADRDVSIRLLSHSGVYPTFTLEPSKLASGRPNVKNVTLLLEDWWGSGIVHAKVWISDNRDVYIGSANNDWKSLTQVKEVGIYLTGCPGVAKTVEIYFNNLWTLASLNSSAYTKTVLDQQWQVERKVPCWSHFVDPRDRCESPLPQYLETPHVAGYPILSEPDMFDVSIKTPGYNYSTKLPQVSYLSFAPPELSFGSYQADEQAWIDTIKSVEMNETVRISTMDWLGQSQFLDQTIYWSSLSSAISEVVFSKHATVKILVSYWAHSISNTDAYLKSLLYSNTLCSSSKYNKCSGKVEIKYYVVPGFNKTGPAIEGENRTGNMYPGFSRVNHGKYAVSNVRAHIGTSNLVWDYFYTTAGVSFGTYNTAIVSQLSEIFDADWTSPYAVPVPELEKDHKCSI from the exons ATGAGAAAACGCACTCTAATAATTGCTCTATTGGTGTTGTTGAGCAACCTTTGTGAGTCAACATCATCCCCTTCCCACTGTAAAGCATGGCTAGTACAATCCATCCCCACCAATATGCCTCACCTCTCTCAAGTTCCTGGTGTCCTCTCCACTG GGGATGTGCTTCGTTGGCTGGCTGAAAACTCCACCAAGAGGCTTGACATAATTGCTCAGTACTGGCAACTGCTAGCTTCTCCTGATGATCCTCACTCCGGAGATTATGGTTACACTCAACCCCAGATGCACCAATTTGGTGCTGATCAAGGTGCTGCTCTTTATCAAGCATTAGATTCTGCTGCAGACCGTGATGTTAGTATCAG GTTACTGTCCCACTCTGGGGTTTATCCAACATTTACACTAGAGCCATCCAAGCTTGCTTCAGGAAGGCCAAATGTTAAGAATGTGACCCTGCTACTAGAGGATTGGTGGGGATCAGGCATTGTCCATGCCAAAGTTTGGATATCCGATAATAGGGATGTGTATATTGGATCTGCTAATAATGACTGGAAATCTCTTACACAG GTCAAGGAAGTTGGAATTTATCTTACCGGTTGTCCTGGAGTTGCTAAAACAGTTGAAATATACTTTAACAATTTATGGACACTAGCATCTCTGAATTCTTCGGCTTACACAAAAACAGTGTTAGATCAACAGTGGCAAGTTGAAAGAAAGGTTCCTTGCTGGTCGCATTTTGTTGATCCTAGAGATAGATGCGA GTCTCCTCTTCCTCAATATCTAGAGACTCCTCATGTTGCAGGATATCCTATTCTGTCTGAGCCTGATATGTTTGACGTTTCAATAAAAACTCCCGGGTATAACTATTCAACAAAGCTCCCCCAAGTCTCTTATCTCTCCTTTGCTCCCCCAGAG CTATCATTTGGCAGTTATCAGGCTGATGAGCAGGCATGGATTGACACAATAAAATCTGTTGAAATGAATGAGACAGTTAGAATCAGTACCATGGACTGGCTGGGCCAATCACAGTTTCTGGACCAAACAATTTACTGGTCATCCTTATCCTCTGCAATATCAGAG GTTGTGTTTTCAAAGCATGCAACAGTGAAGATATTGGTTTCATATTGGGCACACTCCATCAGTAACACAGATGCATACCTGAAGTCTCTTCTCTACTCCAACACTCTATGCTCTTCCTCCAAATACAACAAATGCTCTGGCAAAGTTGAGATCAAATATTATGTGGTTCCTGGTTTCAACAAGACAGGACCTGCCATTGAAGGTGAAAATAGAACAGGAAACATGTACCCTGGTTTCAGCAGAGTCAATCATGGAAAATATGCAGTTAGCAATGTGAGGGCTCACATTGGAACTAGCAATCTTGTTTGGGACTACTTCTATACAACAGCAGGTGTCAGCTTTGGGACATACAACACTGCCATAGTCTCTCAACTTAGTGAAATTTTCGATGCTGATTGGACCTCACCCTATGCTGTTCCAGTTCCAGAGCTGGAGAAAGATCATAAATGTTCAATCTAA
- the LOC130726244 gene encoding uncharacterized protein LOC130726244 produces the protein MTTGEGFKGRVQQRSSTKGNGGGSSSVNGGNPRCKCGEEAKVRVSRTDANPGKAFYCCYLPKGHESNCNFFRWVDDVADTDESSGLGMKAEDSMLLKELVVKNDAMLEELSMMKEVMLKNECLIEELRTIKGVLEKNVALVEEQNKFKNVELRMLRGLVCVLVMFMVIGMSFVVIRGI, from the exons ATGACAACGGGTGAGGGTTTCAAAGGCCGCGTTCAACAGAGGTCAAGCACGAAGGGAAATGGTGGCGGTAGCTCATCTGTTAACGGCGGAAACCCTCGATGCAAATGCGGTGAAGAGGCAAAGGTGAGGGTGTCGAGGACAGACGCGAACCCAGGGAAAGCTTTTTATTGTTGCTATCTACCCAAG GGTCATGAGTCAAACTGCAATTTTTTTCGATGGGTAGATGATGTAGCGGACACAGATGAATCCAGTGGTCTGGGTATGAAGGCTGAAGACTCTATGCTATTGAAGGAGCTTGTGGTCAAGAATGATGCTATGCTTGAGGAACTCTCAATGATGAAGGAAGTTATGCTGAAAAATGAATGTCTGATTGAGGAGTTGAGAACGATAAAGGGGGTTCTGGAGAAGAATGTTGCCTTGGTTGAGGAGCAGAACAAGTTTAAGAATGTAGAACTTAGGATGCTTAGAGGTCTTGTTTGTGTATTGGTTATGTTTATGGTGATTGGCATGTCTTTTGTTGTTATAAGGGGGATATAA
- the LOC130726228 gene encoding transmembrane 9 superfamily member 8-like: MAFLRSLAFSAVLLLLIHGAHCFYLPGVAPQDFVKGDPLQVKVNKLTSIKTQLPYSYYSLPYCAPKKIQDSAENLGEVLRGDRIENSRYVFKMREPEMCNIVCKIKLDAKTAKAFKEKINDEYRVNMILDNLPLVVPIKRNDQDSTVYQLGFHVGLKGQYSGSKEEKFFIHNHLAFTVKYHRDVQTESSRIVGFEVKPFSVKHEYEQGQWFEKKTRLTTCDPHAKHTVINSNTPQEVEENKEIIFTYDVDFQESDVKWASRWDAYLLMNDDQIHWFSIVNSLMIVLFLSGMVAMIMLRTLYRDIAKYNELETQEEAQEETGWKLVHGDVFRPPSNSDLLCVYVGTGVQFFWMVLVTMMFAILGFLSPSNRGGLMTAMLLLWVFMGIFAGYSSARLYKMFKGSDWKKISLRTATMFPATVSLIFFILNALIWGQKSSGAVPFGTMFALVFLWFGISVPLVFVGGYVGFKKPAIENPVKTNKIPRQIPEQAWYMNPVFSVLIGGILPFGAVFIELFFILTSIWLNQFYYIFGFLFLVLLILIVTCAEITIVLCYFQLCSEDYLWWWRSYLTSGSSALYLFLYATFYFFTKLEITKLVSAIFYFGYMLIASYAFFVVTGTIGFYACLWFTRLIYSSVKID; this comes from the exons ATGGCGTTTTTGAGATCTCTCGCTTTCTCCgcagttcttcttcttctcattcaTGGTGCTCACTGCTTCTACCTCCCCGGCGTCGCTCCACAGGACTTTGTGAAG GGAGATCCATTGCAAGTGAAAGTAAACAAATTAACATCAATAAAGACCCAGCTGCCATACTCATATTATTCACTTCCTTATTGTGCCCCCAAAAAAATTCAGGACAGTGCAGAAAATCTTGGGGAAGTGCTTCGTGGGGACCGCATTGAAAATTCTCGTTATGTG TTCAAAATGCGCGAGCCAGAAATGTGCAATATTGTGTGTAAGATTAAGCTTGATGCTAAAACTGCAAAAGCGTTCAAAGAGAAGATCAATGATGAGTATCGGGTGAACAT GATCCTAGATAACCTTCCTCTAGTTGTTCCCATAAAACGGAATGATCAGGATTCTACTGTTTATCAGCTTGGTTTCCATGTTGGACTCAAAGGCCAGTATAGTGGG AGCAAGGAGGAAAAGTTTTTTATTCACAACCATTTGGCATTTACTGTCAAGTATCATAGAGATGTGCAAACTGAATCCTCTAGAATCGTGGGTTTTGAGGTCAAGCCATTCAG TGTCAAACACGAATATGAACAAGGTCAATGGTTTGAAAAGAAGACTCGTTTGACAACCTGTGACCCTCATGCTAAACACACCGTTATCAACTCTAACACTCCTCAAGAGGTTGAAGAGAACAAGGAAATTATCTTCACATATGATGTTGATTTCCAG gaaagtgatgtgaagtGGGCTTCAAGATGGGATGCATATTTGCTCATGAATGATGACCAAATCCACTGGTTCTCAATTGTTAACTCCTTAATGATTGTTCTCTTCCTTTCGGGCATGGTGGCAATGATTATGCTGCGGACCCTGTACCGTGACATTGCAAAATATAATGAGCTTGAGACCCAGGAAGAAGCCCAAGAAGAGACTGGTTGGAAACTTGTTCACGGGGATGTCTTTAGGCCCCCTAGCAACTCTGATTTGCTGTGTGTTTATGTTGGGACTGGTGTTCAGTTCTTTTGGATGGTACTAGTAACCATGATGTTTGCCATCCTCGGGTTCCTTTCTCCTTCAAACCGAGGTGGGCTAATGACAGCCATGCTCTTGCTTTGGGTGTTCATGGGAATTTTCGCTGGTTACTCCTCAGCTCGCTTGTACAAAATGTTCAAAGGATCGGACTGGAAAAAGATTTCCCTCAGGACTGCAACCATGTTTCCTGCAACTGTCTCTCTCATCTTCTTTATATTAAATGCTCTCATATGGGGCCAAAAATCATCTGGAGCTGTGCCATTTGGTACTATGTTTGCTCTGGTCTTTTTATGGTTTGGGATCTCAGTCCCACTTGTTTTTGTGGGCGGCTATGTTGGATTTAAGAAGCCTGCGATTGAGAATCCTGTGAAGACAAACAAAATCCCAAGGCAGATACCTGAGCAGGCCTGGTACATGAACCCAGTCTTCTCTGTTTTGATTGGGGGAATACTCCCATTCGGAGCTGTTTTCATTGAACTTTTCTTCATCCTTACCTCAATCTGGTTAAATCAGTTTTACTACATCTTTGGATTCCTatttttggtcctcctcatccTCATTGTCACCTGTGCTGAAATAACCATTGTGCTCTGCTACTTCCAGTTGTGCAGTGAGGATTacttgtggtggtggcggtcaTACCTCACCTCTGGTTCTTCTGCACTTTACCTCTTTCTTTATGCAACATTCTACTTCTTCACCAAGCTTGAAATCACAAAGTTGGTGTCTGCAATATTTTACTTTGGGTACATGCTTATAGCTTCTTATGCGTTTTTCGTGGTAACCGGTACTATTGGATTTTATGCATGCCTTTGGTTCACTCGGCTCATATACTCCTCAGTCAAAATTGATTAG
- the LOC130726236 gene encoding early nodulin-like protein 14, whose amino-acid sequence MAGSSASLLLLFLLFGFSAAKELLVGGKTDAWKVPSSEADSLNQWAEKSRFKVGDYLVWKYDGGKDSVLQVNKEDYGSCNTSNPIEEYKDGNTKVKLDRPGPHYFISGAKGHCEKGQKLVVVVMTPKHSRDRAISPASSPAELEEGPAVAPTSSATVLQSGFVAVLGVLAMYVM is encoded by the exons ATGGCTGGTTCCTCTGCTTCTCTTTTGCTCCTATTCCTTCTCTTTGGCTTCTCTGCAGCTAAGGAACTCTTAGTTGGTGGCAAGACAGATGCATGGAAGGTTCCATCTTCTGAAGCAGATTCCCTCAATCAATGGGCTGAAAAGTCTCGCTTCAAAGTCGGAGACTATCTTG TGTGGAAATATGATGGTGGGAAAGACTCTGTGTTGCAAGTAAACAAGGAGGACTATGGTAGTTGCAACACCTCCAACCCCATTGAAGAGTACAAAGATGGGAACACTAAGGTGAAGCTTGACCGTCCTGGACCTCACTACTTCATCAGTGGAGCAAAGGGTCACTGTGAGAAGGGGCAGAAGTTGGTTGTGGTGGTTATGACTCCAAAGCACAGCAGAGACAGAGCAATTTCCCCTGCATCTTCTCCAGCAGAGTTGGAAGAAGGTCCTGCTGTTGCTCCTACTAGCAGTGCTACAGTTTTGCAGAGTGGCTTTGTGGCGGTTCTGGGAGTGTTGGCTATGTACGTGATGTGA